From the Lampris incognitus isolate fLamInc1 chromosome 6, fLamInc1.hap2, whole genome shotgun sequence genome, one window contains:
- the chmp1a gene encoding charged multivesicular body protein 1a, translated as MDETLFQLKFTAKQLEKLAKKAEKDSEKEQAKVKKALQQKNVECARVYAENAIRKKNEGLNWLRMASRVDAVASKVQTAVTMKGVSKNMAQVTKALDKALGSMDLQKVSAVMDKFETQVQNLDVHTSVMEDSMSSATTLTTPQEQVDDLIHQIAEESGLEVMDQLNQLPAGASSLGGESSRSQEREDQLSRRLAALRN; from the exons ATGGATG AGACACTCTTTCAACTAAAG TTTACAGCTAAACAACTTGAGAAATTGGCGAAAAAGGCAGAGAAGGACTCAGAAAAGGAACAGGCCAAGGTCAAGAAG GCTCTCCAACAGAAGAATGTGGAATGCGCCAGAGTTTATGCAGAAAATGCAATCCGAAAGAAAAATGAGGGTCTTAATTGGTTGCGCATGGCATCTCGTGTTGACGCAGTGGCCTCTAAAGTTCAAACTGCTGTCACAATGAAGGGG GTGTCCAAGAACATGGCCCAGGTGACCAAGGCCCTTGACAAGGCTCTTGGCTCCATGGACCTTCAGAAGGTTTCCGCTGTAATGGATAAATTTGAAACACAGGTTCAGAACCTTGACGTCCACACTTCA gTGATGGAGGACTCAATGAGTTCAGCCaccacactgaccacacctcAGGAACAGGTGGATGACCTGATCCACCAGATAGCAGAGGAGAGTGGCCTGGAGGTGATGGACCAGCTTAATCAGTTGCCGGCGGGGGCCAGCTCGCTGGGTGGCGAGAGCTCACGCTCCCAGGAGAGGGAGGACCAGCTGTCCCGACG attggcTGCTTTGCGGAACTGA